The following are encoded in a window of Megalops cyprinoides isolate fMegCyp1 chromosome 16, fMegCyp1.pri, whole genome shotgun sequence genomic DNA:
- the si:ch73-265d7.2 gene encoding C-type natriuretic peptide, producing MAASSSSSLSSPHCSFLLFLLLVVAAQVDSRPSQRKSDTQILNDLFGARISSLLLAQAEVNEGSAENPPSVLRDGRGLHKDVGLTHREAPSHGVPHLFLDFMSRQRKFRGRTRKSSGRGCFGLKMDRIGVLSGLGC from the exons ATGGCTGCTTCATCTTCTTCATCTTTGTCCTCACCCCActgctccttcctcctcttcctcttgcttGTCGTGGCTGCTCAGGTGGATTCGAGACCCTCTCAGCGAAAATCAGACACCCAG ATTCTCAATGATCTCTTTGGTGCCCGTATCAGCTCTCTTCTGCTGGCCCAGGCGGAGGTCAACGAGGGGTCAGCTGAGAACCCCCCTTCTGTTTTGCGGGACGGGCGTGGTCTTCACAAAGATGTGGGGCTCACACACAGGGAGGCACCTTCTCATGGCGTGCCCCACCTCTTCCTGGACTTCATGAGCCGCCAGAGGAAGTTCAGGGGCAGAACCAGGAAGAGCTCAGGAAGGGGCTGTTTTGGGCTGAAGATGGATCGCATTGGAGTCTTGAGTGGATTGGGTTGCTGA